The following is a genomic window from Candidatus Latescibacterota bacterium.
CCCTTCGCGTCGAGGGCGGGCAAGGTGCCGTAGGTCGCGTACTGCAGCACCGTGCCGAGGAGGTTGTAGGGGTTGGCGGGGCAGCCGGGCAGGGTGACCACGGTCTTGTCCGTCAGCACCATGGGCGTGCCCTTGGCGCCGGTGGGATTGGGATTCGCCGCGGGGATGCCGCCGAAGGAGGCGCAGGACCCGATGGCGATGATCGCGCCGGCCATGTCCGCCGCCTCCTCGAGGATCGACAGCGCCGTGCGCCCGCCGATCTTGCAATAGATGCCGCCGTCCTTGGTGGGCGTGGCGCCCTCGGTGACCAGCACGAACTTGCCGCGATTCGCTTCCATCGCCGCGTGACGCGCGGCCTCGGCCTGGTGTCCCGCCGCCGCGCAGAGGGCCTCGTGGTAGTCCAGGGAGATCAGGTCGAGAAGCAGCTCGGCCAGACCCGGGTGGGAGGTCCGCAGCAGCGACTCCGTGCAGCCGGTGCACTCCTGGAAGGAGAGCCAGATGACCGAGGGCTTGCGGCCGGCCTCGGCGGCGCGGGCGAAGTCGAGTGCGGCGCCGAGGGGCAGGCCGATCGACGCCGCGGCGAGGGTGCAGACCTTGAGGAAGGACCTCCTGTCCATCGCGGACGGTCCCTCGGTCTGCAGTCCTGGATACTGAGCAAGGGTGGAGATCGGGTCCATGGTGCCTCCTCGAGCAGATGGTGCAGGAGGTGCGGCAACGTTTGTTAACCTGGTGGCCGCTGTCCTGCGAGCGCCGTGACGCTGGCCGTACGACTCCCCGCAATTGTAGCGAGAAGCCGGACCCAATCAAGGATAAAATGGGCTGAATACCTTGAAATCGTGTTGACGGGTCAGCGGCGCTGGCGGTCTTCCAGGGCCTGGAGGAGGAGCTGCAGGTCGTCCAGCGTGAGCGTGGAGTGCGGGGACAGGCGATAGCGCGCCCGGAGCTGGTCGATGACCTCCGACGCGGAGCCCAGCACGGCCTGCCGCGGGGCCGTCGGCGGAGTCGTGGGCGCCGCCACGCCTGCGGGCTCGAGGCGCAGGTGTTCGTCGGCCACGTAGACCTGGTCCCGGGCGAGCTGGAGGGTCAGGGAGATGAAGCTGTGGCACTGCTGGCGAAGGCCGGCCAGGCGGGGGAGTTCGATGGTGAGGCCGAGCAGGATCGCGTTCAGGTCGCCCAGCAGTTCGCAGAACTCCTCCGGAGCCACGCCGGCGCCGGCCAGCTCGGGCCAGCGCTCGTCGATGTAGTTGAGCAGCAGCGAGCGGTTCACGCCACGAATGGAGCCCACCAGGAGCTGGAGGAGCACGCGCAGCATGCGGCGCACCTCCTCGGGAGGCAGCGCGCGCAGGCGCGGGTAGCTGGCCGCCTGGCCCGCGCCGCGCAGGCGTCCCTCGAGCTCGCGAAGCACGCGCTCCTTCTCGCGCTCCAGCTCCTCGCTGATGACGAGACTCGGCCGCAGGTCCCGCCGCCGGAAGAAGGCCTCGTTGCGCCCGCGCCAGATCTCTGGACGGCTGATCATGTTCTCGATCATGTAGAGCATGCGGTGCAGCACGTGGTCGCGCTCGGCGGGGGCCCAGCCCAGCGCCGCGCGGGTGCGCGAAGCGTCGACGCGCAGCTGGTGGTCCATGTAGCCGAGCATCCAGAGGCGTTCGAAGGGCCGGCGGCCGACGAGGCGGCCGACGAGGTCGCGCAGCAGCACGCCCGGCGCGGCCAGCGGCTTCGGCATCAGGATCGGCCGCGGGACGTGACCGTGATAGAAGCGCTGCGCCAGGTCGTAGAGCTCCCGGTGCGTGACGGTGCCGTCCGGACTCGCCACGTAGGTGCTGAAGGCCGGCAGCTGCTCGTCCTGCGCCATCACCGCGCGGATGAGCTTGATGAGATCGCGGATGTGGATGTAGGTGATCCCCGTCCGCCCCTTGCCGCCGAGGATGCGCGCGTTCCAGGCCCCGCTCAGCCAGGTGTTCAGAAAGACGTAGAGCGGCGCGTACTCGCACCAGTCCGTGACCACGGCCGCGAAGCGCAGCACCGTCGCCCGGAAGTGCCGCGAGTAGTCGGCGAGCATCGCCTCGCCCTGCCGCTTGCTGCGCGCGTACTCGAAGCTGGCGTCCGGGGGCGTTTCCTCGTCGATGGGCTCGCGCCGGCCGCGGAACTCGCAGGCGGCGAGCGAACTGGCGAAGATGAAGCGGCGGACCCCCAGCCGCCGCGCCAGCTCGAGGACGTTGCGGGTGCCGTCGACGTTGCTGCGCTGATACTCGGGGTTGTCTTCGTAGGTGAAGTCGTAGTAGCCCGCGAGGTGCAGCACGAAGTCGATCGGCCCGCCCGCGGCGATCTGCTCGGTGACGCCCTCCAGGCACTCCGCGCGGCCGATGTCCGCCTGGAACCAGCGCAAGTTGGGGTGCTCGGCGATGCCCACCTGCTGCGGCGTGCGCCGTGCCAGGCCGACGATCTCGCAGTCGTCCAGGGTGGCGGCGAGGAAGTGGCGGCCGATCAGGCCCGAGGCGCCGGTGACGAGGATGCGGGGGCGCTGGGAGGCCATGGCCGTCACCCCTTGGCCCGTGCCGCGAGCGCGGCGATCGCGGCGGCCATGGCGCCGTCGGCGACGCCGCTCAGCAGCACGGTGACGATGCGCTCGACCGCGAAGAAGTAGCTCGCCAGGAAGACGAAGGCCAGGGTCTTCGTCGCCACCGCGAGCCGGACGAGGTCGCGGTGGCGCTCGGGCGCGCGGGCGGCCGTGACGTAGAACATCACCATGACCAGGTGGAAGACGCCGCCTTGGACCGGGAAGAAGCGCTGGCTGACCGTCCCGAAGCCGAAGCGCTCCAGCAGCGCGGGCGGCGCGGCCATGAGACCGATTCCGACGAGCGCCGAGTGCAAGGCCACGGCCCACAGCAGTAGCGACAACCCCCGCCGACCCGTCATGCTTTCCTCCAGGGCTGGCGGCAGTCTAGTCCGAAGCGTGTGGGCTGTCTCTCATCAAATGCAAAACCGCCTCCGGGCGCGGAGCGCCGGCGGCGGTTCGCGGCGGGGGGGACGGAGTCCGCTAGCCCAGCTTGGCCCTGAGCATGCCCACCAGGCGTTCCCGGCTCATGGGCTTCTGGAAGACGCCGGCGAGTCCGAGGCTGGAGTAGTCGGTGGCCATCGACAGGTTGTCGCCCGCGGAGCTGAGCATGAAGACCGGCGCAACGTTGCCCAGCGCCTTCAGGTCCCGGACCAGGCTCGTGCCCGCGTCCACTTCCTCCATCATGAGGTCGACGATCAGCGCGTCCGGGGCCTGCCGCCGGAAGCAGCGCAGGCCGTCCTCGGCGCTGGCCGCCGTCTCCACGGCGAAGCCCTCCTGCTCCAGCATGATCCGGAGCGTGAAGAGGATGTCCGGGTCGTCGTCGATGCAGAGGATCAGGTGCTTTCCGTCTCGCATGCCATCTCTCCCGTGGTCAGTTGCGTGTGGAGGGTCGCGATCGCCGCGGCCAGATTGGCCTGCGCGCCGTCGCTGAGGCCCTCGCGGAACTCGTCGAAGTCGTAGCCGCGGATCGCGAGCAGCCAGGCCTCGGGCGCGGCGTCGAACAGCTCGCGCGCGAGCGCCAGCACGCCCTCGGGGCTCACGTGGTGCGAGCTGAAGGTCGGGCGCGCGGAGCCGGGCTCGATCCGCCGCAGCGCGAAGGGCGCGGGCCCCTGCGCCGCGGCGTCGACGAAGACCACCCGGTCGCGGCGCGAGGCCGTCGCGGCGTCCTCGACGCTGAGCTGGTAGTCCGCGTCGGTGTCGACGCCGGCGAGACCCAGCTCCGCCACGGCGGCGGCCAGGGCCGGGCCCAGGCCGTCGTCCCCGCGGCCGGGGTTGCCGAAGCCGAACACCAGGGTGCGCCGCGGAGCGTTCACGAGGTCGCCTTCCGGTCGAGCACGGCGCCCGCCGCGTCGAGCAGCGTCAGCTCCAGGGGCATGCGGCCGAGCGCGTGGGTGGCGCAGGAGAGGCAGGGATCGTAGGCGCGGATCCCCACCTCCACGTGGTTGAGCAGGCCCTCGGTGATCTCCGGCTTCCCGCTCAGATGATCCTTGGCGATCTTCCGCACGGCCCGGTTCATGGGCTCGTTGTTGCTGGTCGTCGACACGATCAGGTTCGCCATGGTGACCCGATCCTGCGCGTCCACGCGGTAGTGGTGGAAGAGCGTGCCGCGCGGCGCCTCGACGATGGCCACCCACTCGGGCCGCCGCTCGCCCTTCACCACGAGGTCCTTGCCCTGCAGGTCGGGATCGTGCAGCAGGTCGCGGATCATCTCGGCCGAGTGCACCAGCTCGATCATGCGGGCCCAGTGGTAGGCCAGCGTGAGGTTGTTGGGCTTGCCGCCGGTGAGGGCCATGAAGTCCTTGCGCGCGGCCTCGGCCAGGGGAGTGTTGATCCTGGCGCAGGTGTTGATCCTGGCCAGCGGGCCAACGCGATACCAGCCCTCTTCCGGGCCCAGGGCCTTGAGAAAGGGGAACTTCATGTAGGACCAGGGCCGCACTTCCTCGGCGATCGCGTCGAGGTAGTCCTGCGGATCCACCTGGTCGATGATGACCTCGCCGTCCGCCGTCACCGCGCGCAGCTTGCCGTGGTAGAGATCGAGGCCGCCCTGCGCGTCCACGATGGACAGGTGGTTGGACGGGAAGCTCCCGAAGTCCGTGGCCAGCTGCAGATGTTCCTCGGTGTAGTTCCGCGCCAGGGCCAGCGCGCCCTGGGCCCAGGCGAGCATCTGCTCGATCTCGGCGAGGAAGACGTCCCGCTCGGCCACGCTCAGGTTCTTGTTCACGCCGCCGGGCACCGCGCCGGTGCCGTGGATGCGCTTGCCGGCCGTGGCCTTGATGATCTCCTGCCCGTACTTGCGCATCATCACGCCCTGGACCGCGAGGTCCTTGTGCTCCGCGGCGACGGCGATCACGTTGCGCTTGGCCGCGGGGGCGTCGAAGCCGAAGAGGAGATCCGGGCTGGCCAGGTGGAAGAAGTGCAGCGCGTGCGACTGGAAGGTCTGCCCGTAGTGCATCAGGCGACGGATCTTCTCCGCGGTGGGCGTGAGCGTCTCGGCGCCCACGATGCCGTCCATCGCTTTGGCCGCCGCCAGGTGGTGGCTCACCGGGCAGATGCCGCAGAGGCGCTGCACGAGGACCGGCACCTCCCAGTAGGGCCGCCCCTGGATGAAGCGCTCGAAGCCGCGGAACTCCACGATGTGCAGGCGCGCGTCGGTGACCTGCCCCGCCTCGTCGAGCTGGATCGTGACTTTGCCGTGGCCCTCCACCCGGGTCACCGGCTCGATGGTGATCTGCCTGTTCGCGGTCGCCACGTCAGCCTCCTAGTCGTACTTGATGAGCGCGTAGGGAAGCGCCAGGGGTTTGTCCGTGAGCAGCGCCACCAGGGCCTGCCAGAGCGTATCCGCGGGCGGCGGGCAGCCGGGCAGGTGGTAGTCGATCTTGACCACCTCGTGGCAGGGGAAGACGCGGTTCAGCAGCAGCGGGATCTCCGGGTCGTCGGGGATCTTGCCCGCGGGGTTGTGCACGCTGGGGCCGTTCAGGTAGGCCTCCTCGAGGCACTCGCGCAGCGGAATCGTGTTGCGCATCGCCGGGATGCCCCCGTTGATCGCGCAGTCGCCGACGGAGATCAGCACGTCGCAGTGCTCGCGGAAGTCGCGCAGCACCTTCACGTTCTCCTCGTTGCAGCAGCCGCCCTCCACGAGGCCCACGGCGCAGCGGCCGCTGAAGGTCTTGATGTCGTCGACGGGCGACTTGTCGAAGTCCACCAGCTCCACGAGCTCCAGGATGCGCTCGTCGATGTCCAGGATCGACATGTGGCAGCCGAAGCAGCCGGCGAGCGACGTGGTGGCCAGCTTGGGTTTCGCCATGGTCCCTTCCTCCTCGGCTTAGTCGACAGCCGTACCCTGTTCGATGTCCGTTCCGATCGGCGCATGATCGTAGAGCCGTTGCCCCACGGGGACGGCGTAGCCTTCCCGCTTGGGCAGCAGCGCCCCCACGGGGCAGGCGCGGGCCGCGCGGTCGCTGACCGCGGCGTCGGTCTCCGCCAGCAGCGCCACCGCGTTCACGGTGAGGCGCTTCGTGTGGCCGCGTCCCTCGAACTCGAAGACCTGCTTGCCGTCCCACTCGCGCGACGCGCGGATGCAGCGCGCGCAGAGGATGCAGCGGTTGCGGTCGATGTAGAGATCGGGGTGGCTCATGTCCACCTCGCGCTCGGGGAACAGATAGGGAAAGCGCGGCGCGGTGATGCCGAGCCGGTAGGCCATGGCCTGCAGCTCGCAGTTGCCGCTCTTCTCGCAGAACATGCAGTAGTGGTTGCCCTCGACGAAGAGCATGTCCACCATGTCCCGCCGGATCGCATTCACGGCTTCGGTGTCGCTCTCGACCACCATGCCCTCGCTGACCGGCTGGGTGCAGGCGGCCGCGGCGCGGCCGTTCACCAGCACCGTGCAGACGCGGCAGCTGCCGAAGGGGGAGAGGTCCTTGAACGCGCAGAGCCTGGGGATGTACACGCCCCCGCGCGCCGCGGCCTTCAGGATCGTCTCGCCGGGCTGGGCCTCGAGGGCCTTTCCGTCGATGCTGAAGCTCAGTGTCTCGCTCATCGTGCCCTCCCCCTAGCCCTTCGTGCTGAAGTGGACGGACTCGCGCCCGGTGATCGCCGACGCCTGGCTGAGTTCGCGCTGGATGTCGAAGGCCGGCTGCAGCCCCGGCGCGGTCTCGCGCAGGCGGGCCAGGTAGGCGTCGCGGAAGTTGCGCAGGCTGCTGAGCACCGGGTTGGCCGCGGTCTGGCCCAGCCCGCAGCGGCTGGCCGTCTTGATGCTGCCGCCCAGGCTCTCCAGGTAGTCGAGGTCGGCCGCCTCGCCCCGTCCCTCGGCGATGCGCCGCACGCGCTCCTGCAGGAGCCGCGTGCCCACGCGGCAGGGCGTGCAGAACCCGCAGCTCTCGTGGACGAAGAAGTCGAGGAACTTGTCCACGACGTGCAGCAGGTCGCGCTCGTGCCCGAAGACGATCAGCGCGCCGCCGGTGGCGAGGTCGTCGTAGCAGAGCTTGCGGTCGAAGTCGTCCTCGCCCACCAGCTGGCCGCTCGGACCGCCCACCTGGGCGGCGAGCACGTCCTGGGCGCCGCAGAGCGTGAACATCTCGCGCAGGGTCGTCCCGAAGGGGATCTCGTAGACCCCCGGTCGGTTGCAGTCCCCCGACACGCTGATCAGCTTGGTGCCGCTGCTGCCGGGCGTGCCCAGCTTGGCGAACCAGCCGGGGCCCATCTCGAGGATGCGGGTGACGCAGCAGAGCGTCTCCACGTTGTTCACCGAGGTGGGGTGGCCGAGGTAGCCCTTCTGCGCGGGGAAGGGGGGGCGCGTCTTGGGATCGCCGCGCAGGCCCTCGCAGGAGCTGAGCAGCGCGGTCTCCTCGCCGCAGACGTAGGCGCCCGCGCCCATCTGGATGCGGATGTCGAAGTCGAAGCTCTCGCTGCGCATCACGCGCTTGCCGAGCCAGCCGCGGTCGCGCCGCTGCTGGAGCAGCTTCTCGAGGAAGGGCTGCAGGTAGGCGTACTCCGCGCGCAGGTAGACGATGCCCTCCGCCGCGCCCAGCGCGTAGCCGGCGATCGTCATGCCCTCGAAGAGCAGGTCGGCGCGCTCGGTCAGCAGCACGCGGTCCTTGAACGTGCCGGGCTCGCCCTCGTCCGCGTTGCAGACGATGTAGCGCCGCTCGCCCTCGGCCGCCCGCGTGAACTCCCACTTCATGCCGGTGGGAAAGCCGGCGCCGCCGCGGCCGCGCAGGCGCGAGGTCTTGAGCTGACGGATCACCTCCGCCGGGCTCATGGCCAGCGCGTTGATCAGGCCGGCCCCCGGGACGCTGTCGGCGAAGAGCACCGGCCCTTCCTGCCGCACGTGGTTGTTGACGGCCGCGCGCACGAGGTCGTGGGCGTTGTTGCCGTCGCCGTAGCGGCGCACCAGGCGCTGGGGATCGAGGTGCTCGCGCAGCCGCTGGACGCCGGTGCGCGCCACGTCCGCGCTGAGATCGGTGACGGGAACGTCGTTCACCAGCGCCGCCGGCGCCTGGTCGCAGAGGCCGATGCAGGCCGTCCACTCGAGGGAGATCTTGCCGTCGGCCGTGGTCTCGCCGAAGTCGATGCCCAGCTCGTCGCGCAGGGCGTCGGCCACGCGGGCGCTGCCGCGCATCTCGTCCACGACGTCGTCGCAGAGGCGGATCACCACCTGGCCCTGGGGACGCCGCGACAGGAAGCTATAGAAGGAGACGACGCTCGCCACCTCGGCGCGCGAGCAGCCGACCTCCTCGGCGATGAGCCGCTGCGCCTCCGCGTCGACGCAGCCCTGGCGCCGCTGCACGGCGCGGACGATGTCCATCATGCGGTGTCGGTCGTGGCCGTGGGCCTGGCAGCTCTCCTTGACCACCGTCTCCAGCGTCGCAGTCATCACGTCCCCCTGGTCCTGGGGCCCCGGCCGGGGCCGCGTCGGCGTGGCCGCAGGGAGCCCTGCCGGGGCAGGACGGCGGCCGATCCGCCCCTAAGCTAGCCGCCGTCGACGGGGAGGCAAGGGTTCAGGATCCGAAAACTGCCCCATGTAGAGAAAAAATTCACAAGCGACCACCAAGTCGCAAATGGTTTGCAATCGCGAACTTAATCTTGGCGGCGGAGGTGGTAGACGGTCTCGTCCTTGCGCTTGTAGCCCCATTCCTCGCGGGCGATGCGCTCGCGGTAGCTGGGGTCGTCGGCCAGGCGCTGGGACTCGGCGGCGAGGCCGGCCGACTCCGCTTCGAGGCGGGCGATCTCGGCCTGGAGCTGGTGACGGCGCTGCTGGAGGCGCCACTGGCGCAGCCAGCCGGTGTCGGAGAGGACGAGCAGATACACGAGGATGCCCAGGATCAGGAAGATGCCGCCCTTGAAGGTGCGGCCGCCGATGCGGCCCTCGGTCCAGGGCCGGCGGAGGTAGGGGGTGCGGGCGGCGGCGCGGGAGGCGCCCAGCGGCAGGCCGTCGCGCACGGACTCCGGCCGCCAGGCCTCGCGCCAGGCGGCGGGGTCCGTCCCCCGAGCCGTGCCGCCGTTCATGCGCTGAAGTTGAGGGCCTGCAGGCCCTCGTAGCGGCCCTGCTCGCCGAGTTCCTCGGCGATGCGCAGCAATTCGTTGTACTTGGCGACGCGATCGGTGCGGCAGAGGCTGCCGGTCTTGATCTGCCCTGCGTTCGTGGCCACGGCCACGTGGCTGATGGTCACGTCTTCGGTCTCGCCGCTCCGGTGGGAGATGACGTTGGTGTAGCCCGCGCGCTTGGCGGTCTCGATGCAGTCCAGCGTCTCCGTGAGCGTGCCGATCTGGTTCAGCTTGATGAGGATCGAGTTGGCGACGCCCTCGTCGATGCCGCGCACCAGCCGGTCGGTGTTGGTGACGAACAGGTCGTCGCCCACGAGCTGGATGCGCTCGCCCAGGCGCTGGGTGAGCAGGCGCCAGCCGGCCCAGTCGTCTTCGGCGAGGCCGTCCTCGATGCTGACGATGGGATAGCGCTGCACCAGGTCGGCGTAGTAGTCCACCAGGCCGGCGGCGTCGAGGCGTCGGCCGCCCTCGCCTTCCAGCACGTAGGCGCCGTTCTTGTAGAACTCGCTGGCGGCCGCGTCCATGGCCAGATGGATGTCCTCGCCCGGTCGGTAGCCGGCCTTCTCCACGGCCTGCAGGATCACCTGCAGCGCCTCCTCGTTGGAGCCGAGATTCGGCGCGAAGCCGCCCTCGTCGCCGACGGCCGTGGCCAGCCCACGCTCGGCGAGCACCTTCTTCAGCGAGTGGAAGACCTCGGCGCCCCAGCGCAGCCCGTTGGCGAAGTCGGGCGCGCCGGTGGGCATGATCATGAACTCCTGGATGTCCACGTTGTTGTCGGCGTGCTGGCCGCCGTTGAGGATGTTCATCATCGGGACGGGCAGCGTGCGTGCCGCCACGCCGCCGATGTACTGGTAGAAGGGCAGGTCGAGGAAGCTGCTCGCGGCCTTGGCCACGGCCAGGCTGACGCCGAGGATGGCGTTGGCGCCCAGCTTCTCCTTGTTGTAGGTGCCGTCGATGTCGAGCAGGACGGAGTCGATGTGCGCCTGGTCGAGCGCGTCCAGCTCGATCAGCTCGGGCCGGATCAGCTCGGTGACGTTCGCCACGGCCTTCAGCACGCCCTTGCCGCCGTAGCGCTGGGCGTCGCCGTCGCGAAGCTCGATGGCCTCGTGCTCGCCCGTCGAGGCGCCGGAGGGCACCGCCGCGCGACCCACCGCGCCGCTGGCGAGATAGACCTCCACCTCCACGGTGGGGTTGCCCCGCGAGTCGAGGATTTCGCGGGCGAGGACCTCCTCGATGGCGCTCATGCGGCACTCCTTCCCCCGGCCGCGCACCGCGCGGCGGCTGACGTTCGACGATCCGGTAATGACACTGGCCCCGGGGCAGGTCAAGGAAAATGCCCTACTCCCACGGGCGCCAGACACGCCGCAGCGACGACACCGGTTCCAGGGGTCGATTCGCCTCGCCGACGCCCGGCGGACCGAGCTCGAGACCCAGCGGACGCAGGGCTTCGCGCAGCCAGTAGCAGGCGTGAAGGGGCAGCAGGCCGCCCAGCCCCACGAGGAGGCCGAGCCCGCTGACCGCCAGCAGGAGCCCCAGCAACTGACGGCCGAGCCAGGCCGGCAGCAGACGGCGCGGCGAGCCCAGGAGCAGCCAGAGCGACAGCCGCGCCGCGTGGGCGGCGCCGCGCTCGCGCAGCAGCAGCAGCGGCAGGAAGACGAAGCCCCACACGCGGCTCAGCACCCAGAGCCAGAGGCCGCCCATGAGGGCCAGCCAGTCGCCGAGCTGACGGGGATCGCCCTCGGGTTCGAGCATCCGCAGGACGACCGGCAGGAGCAGCAAGGCCAGAAGCAGTTCGCCGAGCGCCCAGGCCAGCAGCGGGGCGTAGCCGCGTCGGTCGGCGGCCAGCACCCGGAGTGACGGATCCCCGCCCCGCACCAGCTCCCCCGCGAAGCGCAGCGCGAGCCCGTGACTCCAGGGCGCAAGCAGCAGGGCCGCGAGGAGAAGCGCTCCTGCCCCGCCCCAGAAGAGTCCGGGCGGCGGGCCGTCCACGGGGATGAAGGTCACGAAGAGCGCCAGCAGCAGCAACGGCGTCGCGCGCAGGGTCGCCAGGACCAGCAATGCGCCAACGCGGTCGTAGGCGAGCAGGAAAAAGCTTCGCAGGAGGGAAGCGCGCATTCTAGACTCCACCTCCGCCCCACGCGCGGGGACTGGCCGTCTGGAAACGCCCGGCCCGCTCGGCCGTAAGGAGAGTGAGACAGGTGAGCGCCGAGGACCGCGAGCTGATTCGCAGTTGCCTCCGCGGCGACCGCCGAGCCTACAAGACCCTCCTGGCGCGCTACCAGGACCCGATCTTCAACTATTGCCAGCGCATGATCAAGGACTCGGGCCAGGCCGAGGACATCGCCCAGGAGGCGCTGGTCCGGACGCTCACGCGGCTGGAGAACTATGACGAGCGCTACAGCTTCTCCGCCTGGGTCTTCAAGATCGCGACGAACCTGTGCATCGACCACCTGCGCAAGGCCAAGCGCATCGCCTACTCCCTGGACCAGGAGCTCGACGGCAAGGACGGCAGCTTCCGCCGCGAGGTGGCGGCGCCGACGCCGGATCCTTCCCAGCGCGCCCTGGCGGCCGAGCAGATGCGCATGCTGGACGAGGCGGTGGCCGAGCTGCCGGAGCACTACCGGGCCATCCTGCTGCTCCGTCACCGGGAAGAGCTGAGCTACGAGGAGATCGCCCGCATCCTCGAGCTGCCCATCGGCACGGTGAAGATCCGCATCCACCGCGCCCGCGAGCAGATCAAACGGAGGTTGGATCGTGACGAGCTACTCTAAATGGAGACGTCCCCTGCGACTCGCCGTGGCCACGGCGGCACTGCTGCTCGCGGCCCAGGCCGCCAGCGCGGCCGAGGCGAGCCGCAGCGAGCAGCGCACGCTGGCGGCGAGGCAGCTGGCCATGCTCATCGTGGAGAATCCCGTGGGCGGTCTGGAGCTGCGCGGTGGCGAGGCCCGCGAGCTGGGCCTGGAGGCGCAGTTCCGCGTCGAGGGCTCCAGCACCGCGGCGGTCAAGCGGGTGATCGAGGCCCTGCGCATCGAGACCTTCGAGCAGGACGGCCGCCTGCGCGTCCGCCCGGTGCATGGCGATCGCGTCCTGGACAGCCCGCGGCCGAGCTGGCTGGACGGCGCGCGCGTCCGCGTGGACCTGCGCCTGCGGGTGCCCGCGGGCCTGCCGGTGGCGGCCAGCGTCACGCGCGACAAGCTCACGGTCGTCGGGCTGGACGAGGACGTCGTCCTGGCAGCCACCAGCGGTGAGGTCGCGGTGCGCGAACTGAAGGGCGATCTCGAGCTGGGCGTGACCAGCGCCCGGGTGCGGGTGGAGCAGGTGGCCGGCGACGTGAACGTCACCGCCACCAGCGGCGACCTCGACCTGCGCCGCGTGGGCGGCGACGCCACCCTG
Proteins encoded in this region:
- the eno gene encoding phosphopyruvate hydratase, encoding MSAIEEVLAREILDSRGNPTVEVEVYLASGAVGRAAVPSGASTGEHEAIELRDGDAQRYGGKGVLKAVANVTELIRPELIELDALDQAHIDSVLLDIDGTYNKEKLGANAILGVSLAVAKAASSFLDLPFYQYIGGVAARTLPVPMMNILNGGQHADNNVDIQEFMIMPTGAPDFANGLRWGAEVFHSLKKVLAERGLATAVGDEGGFAPNLGSNEEALQVILQAVEKAGYRPGEDIHLAMDAAASEFYKNGAYVLEGEGGRRLDAAGLVDYYADLVQRYPIVSIEDGLAEDDWAGWRLLTQRLGERIQLVGDDLFVTNTDRLVRGIDEGVANSILIKLNQIGTLTETLDCIETAKRAGYTNVISHRSGETEDVTISHVAVATNAGQIKTGSLCRTDRVAKYNELLRIAEELGEQGRYEGLQALNFSA
- a CDS encoding sigma-70 family RNA polymerase sigma factor, with amino-acid sequence MSAEDRELIRSCLRGDRRAYKTLLARYQDPIFNYCQRMIKDSGQAEDIAQEALVRTLTRLENYDERYSFSAWVFKIATNLCIDHLRKAKRIAYSLDQELDGKDGSFRREVAAPTPDPSQRALAAEQMRMLDEAVAELPEHYRAILLLRHREELSYEEIARILELPIGTVKIRIHRAREQIKRRLDRDELL
- a CDS encoding DUF4097 family beta strand repeat protein, which codes for MTSYSKWRRPLRLAVATAALLLAAQAASAAEASRSEQRTLAARQLAMLIVENPVGGLELRGGEARELGLEAQFRVEGSSTAAVKRVIEALRIETFEQDGRLRVRPVHGDRVLDSPRPSWLDGARVRVDLRLRVPAGLPVAASVTRDKLTVVGLDEDVVLAATSGEVAVRELKGDLELGVTSARVRVEQVAGDVNVTATSGDLDLRRVGGDATLNTITGKVRVEDVDGDLEVESGGGTLTLLGVRGRQDVISASGDVAIRDPGGDIKVNCANGDLSVFGLGSADEGNDVFLASSSGDVEILLLPEASFHLDLATDLGTMQLRLPLAVEDVSRRHVAGTLADGKGRLQIVTATGDIRITLDANSGRD